AAAAAGAAAATGCCCCGTTCTGGGGCATTTTCTTTGTCGAGTGAGTTCATCATGATGTGCTAGCCAGCACACCATTTAAAACGCTTAGCTCAGATGCGGCTTCAATTCGCGCAGGATGTTATCCTTCGGCTTAAAGCCGACGACACGCGCGACAGCCTCACCGCCCTTGAACAGAATCAAGGTCGGGATACCCATAATGCCATACTGCATCAGGACATTCTGGTTTTCATCAGCATCCATCTTCGCAACGCGGAGCTTACCGTCGTATTCTGTGGCGATTTCGTCCACGATCGGTGCGACCATCTTACAAGGACCACACCATTCAGCCCAGAAATCAACCAGAACTGGGGTTTCGCTATCTAAGACCTCAGATTTGAAGTCCGCTTCATTAACGTTAAAGGTTTTCGCACCCATTCGTATCTCCTGTCTTTCCAGACAACGTATATTGATTTCACTAGAGTGGTGGCTCAATGTAGGAATCGTACACCACTTTAAAGGTCAGGTCCATGTAAATATAGACATGCTTCAGTCTACAGTTCTTACCTAAATCTGATATTAACATCCCAACAGCACTTGAAGATAAAGCCCCTTTGCTTCTACAATCTATAGGTGTAATTAGAGTCATCAATTCACGGACTCTGGTACCCATCCATCCGAGTTATCACCCATTCACTGACGATTTAGTGGTTGATCCCATGAGCGACAATTCTCAACTTGATAACCCAACGTTGCCAGAACTCAGCCAGCGCCAGGAGCGTATTCTAGCTCTCATCGTTCAGGAATATACAAAGCACCCTGAGCCTGTCAGTTCCAAGCAATTGGCAGATCATAACAGCCTGGGGGTTAGTTCGGCGACAATTCGTAATGATATGGCCCAGCTAGAAGAACTCGGTTATGTGGCCTCGCCCCATACATCATCTGGGCGTGTGCCGACCACACAAGGCTATCGTTACTTCGTCAAAATCTTGATGAACGATGCTGAATTGCCAACAGCAGAACGGGCACTCATTGAGCAGAAGTTTAGCGAGGTGCCTTCGATGCTGGAACAATGGCTACGGCAGGCGGCCCGCCTTCTGGCGCGCACGACGCAAACAGCCTCACTCGTCACATCACCAGCAGCGACGTCCAACACCTTCAAACATCTGGAATTAATCTCGATTCAGGGGCGATTAACGCTGATGGTGCTCGTAACGACGAGTGGCGCGGTGCATCAACGTATGCTCAGCCTCGCAGAGCCCGTTAGCCAGCTTAAACTGAGTGAATCTGCCGAGCGTATCAATACGCTGTGTGCGAACCTCAATGCCAATCAGATCCGCCTGAAAACGCGTTTCTTACCCTTATTGGAGCAAGAAGTTGTTGAGCTGGCGGCAGATTTAATCGATACCTCCGGCAATCAGCAATATCGCGTCTTTTATAGAGAAGGCCTCAGCGATGTGATTAACGCCTTCTCGGATGGCGTCGCCGCACAGCAAGCCGTGCGAGTGCTGGAAGAACGCCCTATCCTGGAGATGATCCTGGCACAATTTTTGCAACCCCTGATGGACGATAACAATGTACAGGTCATCATCGCTGGTAACGAAAAACTCGATGAAATTGACCGGGTAAGCATTGTCCTCAGCCGTTATGGCATACCAGACCAACTCAGTGGGGCGTTAGCAGTGGTTGGGCCAACCCATATTAACTACGGTCGCGCGATCAGCACAGTACGCCACGTCAGCCATTTGATGACGGACATGATGGCCCAACTGTATCAGGAGGAGCATAATAAAGAAGGAAACGGTAACAGCAATACAGTCACCCTCGATAACGGGAGTTAATCCATACGAGAGTTAATCCGTTATGAAGGGTTGTAACCTCATGTCATATCCTGTGTCACCCGGTATGATACAGTTCGTAAATTAGGCTTTCAGTCCCTAATAAATTTCATATACCGATCCTTTCATCATGTTAATATGATTCTATTACTTGTTCGCTACACTAGAGCCGTTCTGCGCTCTGAACAGGATTTATATTGGGAACCGAAGGAGCAAAGATGACAGACGAAACAATCAGTACGGCAAATGGCGCTGATGCCGAAGCCGCTAACAAAGACAACACCAATAACGAAGACAAAAACCTCAAAGACGAGCAGACAACCCAGGAAAATGCCTCGGCAGAAGCCCCTGCTCAGGAAGAGGTATCAAACCAGGAGGCGGTATTGCAAGCAGAGTTAGAAGCGGCACGTAAGGAAGCCCAGACCAATATGGATGGCTGGCAGCGTGCACGGGCGGAATTCTTGAACTATAAGAAGCGTACTGACCGTGACATGAAGGCTGCACACCAACGTGCCTCTCTGGATACAATCTCTAAAGTGCTGCCCATCGTCGATGACTTTGGCCGCGCGCTGGAGAATATCCCGGAAGACCTCAAAGATAATGCCTGGGTCAATGGCACAGCCATGATCCTGAAAAAGTTTGATAAGCTGCTGGAAGACTATGACGTCCAAATCCTGGACCCGGTCGGGGAGCCATTCGACCCGCATAAGCACGAAGCCGTCGGCATGGATGACAGCAGCGACTATGAAAGCGGGATCGTAACCACGACCCTGCAAAAGGGCTACATCAGCGGCGATAACGTGCTGCGCCCGGCCCTGGTACGCGTTGCATCATAAGCGTACCCGCTAAACTAGCAAACCAGAAACAGCAAACCAGATCGATCATTCGATTTAAAACACAACATATCGAGCGAGTTCATTAATCTTCAGGAGATTGCAATCATATGGGACGTATTATCGGTATCGACCTCGGCACGACCAACTCCGTCGTCGCCGTGATGGAAGGCGGCGAACCCACTGTCATTCCATCCTCGGAAGGCAGCAACATTATCCCTTCCGTCGTCGCGATGAAAGGCGATGAACGACTGGTCGGGCGTGTGGCGCGTAACCAGGCCGTTGTGAACCCGGAGAACACGATTTTCTCCGTCAAGCGCTTTATGGGTAATAAATTTGCTGACCCACAGGTAAAGAAGGCGCTGGAATTGGTGCCTTACGATGTGGCCGAAGCGCCCAACGGCGATGTGCGCATCAAGATGGGTGGGCGTGAATACAGTCCGCCAGAAGTCAGCGCCATGATCCTTCAGAAAATTAAGGCCGATGCCGAAGCCTACT
The Phototrophicus methaneseepsis DNA segment above includes these coding regions:
- the hrcA gene encoding heat-inducible transcriptional repressor HrcA; protein product: MSDNSQLDNPTLPELSQRQERILALIVQEYTKHPEPVSSKQLADHNSLGVSSATIRNDMAQLEELGYVASPHTSSGRVPTTQGYRYFVKILMNDAELPTAERALIEQKFSEVPSMLEQWLRQAARLLARTTQTASLVTSPAATSNTFKHLELISIQGRLTLMVLVTTSGAVHQRMLSLAEPVSQLKLSESAERINTLCANLNANQIRLKTRFLPLLEQEVVELAADLIDTSGNQQYRVFYREGLSDVINAFSDGVAAQQAVRVLEERPILEMILAQFLQPLMDDNNVQVIIAGNEKLDEIDRVSIVLSRYGIPDQLSGALAVVGPTHINYGRAISTVRHVSHLMTDMMAQLYQEEHNKEGNGNSNTVTLDNGS
- a CDS encoding nucleotide exchange factor GrpE; its protein translation is MTDETISTANGADAEAANKDNTNNEDKNLKDEQTTQENASAEAPAQEEVSNQEAVLQAELEAARKEAQTNMDGWQRARAEFLNYKKRTDRDMKAAHQRASLDTISKVLPIVDDFGRALENIPEDLKDNAWVNGTAMILKKFDKLLEDYDVQILDPVGEPFDPHKHEAVGMDDSSDYESGIVTTTLQKGYISGDNVLRPALVRVAS
- the trxA gene encoding thioredoxin, with the protein product MRMGAKTFNVNEADFKSEVLDSETPVLVDFWAEWCGPCKMVAPIVDEIATEYDGKLRVAKMDADENQNVLMQYGIMGIPTLILFKGGEAVARVVGFKPKDNILRELKPHLS